Genomic window (Pogoniulus pusillus isolate bPogPus1 chromosome 17, bPogPus1.pri, whole genome shotgun sequence):
GCGATGAAGGCTGGGATGTCGCTGGTGGGAAGCCAAGGCGTTGTCTCGGCCACTGAGGTCCTCCTGGTGGCTGCTGTCTTCTGCCTGGTCTTCCTCCTTGTGCAGTCCCTCCAGAAGCACGTGCCCAAGGGTCTGAAGAGCCCCCCAGGACCCAGAGGCTACCCCATCCTGGGCAAcgtgctggagctgaggaaggacacGCACCTGGTCCTGACCAGCCTGAGCCAGAAGTATGGGGACGTGATGGAGATCAGGATTGGCACCCGTCCCGTCGTGGTGCTGAGCGGCTTGGACACCATCAAGCAAGCCCTGGTGAAGCAAGGGGAGGAGTTTATGGGGCGCCCTGACCTCCACAGCTTCAAGTACGTTGCAGATGGACAGAGCCTGGCCTTCAGCCCTGACTCGGGGGAGGTGTGGGCAGCCCGCAGAAAGCTGGCCCAGAACGCCCTCAAGACCTTCTCCatcacttccagccccacctCTGCTTCCACCTGCCTCCTGGAGGAGCATGTCTCCAAGGAGGCTGAGTACCTGGTCACCAAGTTCCTCGAGGTGATGGGTGAGAAGAAGAGCTTTGACCCTAACCAGTACCTGGTGGTGTCGGTGGCGAACGTCATCTGCGCCATGTGCTTCGGCAAGCGTTACGACCACAGCGACCAGGAGCTGCTCGATGTGGTGAATGAAACAGAGCATTTCATTCAGGTGGTTGCTTCTGGCAACCCTGCTGACTTCATCCCCCTGCTCCAGTACCTTCCCAGCCGCTCCATGACCTTATTTAAAGACTTCAACAAGCGGTTCCTGCATTTCCTGCAGAAGAGGGTCAAGGAGCACTACCAGACCTATGACAAGGTGAGAGGTTGCAGGACCCTCAGCTGCACCACCAGAGATGCATCCccattccctgcccctctctctcAGCAGCTTGGTTTTCCTCTTGCAGCCAAGCACTGGTGTCCAGTTGCATCCTCACAGGTATGGTGGCATCCAGCTTGTGCAGCTGCAGTCTCACTCAGCTGCAGTCTCTCCATGTGCATTGCAGCCCTCCTTCCCCGTGGCCTTGTGTGGCAGGGTCACTTCGATGATTGAGCATCTGATTCGTgccacaggttccccagaggaCCACCTCAATCTTTTACTAGGTAGCAGTAGAGACCATGGGGACTGAGAGATGAGGTTCTCCAGGGCTTGTACCACTGGCCCTGCTTCCATGACttgtcttctcttcctcccagaACAACGTGAGGGACATCACTGACTCCCTCATTCAGCAGTGCCTGGAGAACAAAGTGGACAAGAGTACTGCCACTCAGATCCCCAAGGAGAAGATCATCAACCTTGTGAATGACCTCTTTGGAGCAGGTATCTTTTCCCACCAGTCCTCCAGCTACTGCTGAGCCTCATGTCACAGCTCTCTCTGACCCATCTTTGCCCAACACCAGACACTCAGCTTGCATCTAAGCATACAATCATAgagccaggcaggttggaagggagcacaaggagcaggcagtgccaacccccctgccatgcccagggacaccctaccctagagcagcctgaccacagcctcagccagcctggcctcaaacacctccagccatggggcctcaaccccctccctgggcaacccattccagcctctcaccactctcctgctcaacaacttcctcctcccctccagcctcactctccccacctccacctttgctccattccccccactcctgacactccctcacagcctcaaaagtccctccccagcgtttttggagccccctgcagatgctgcaaggccacaagaaagtcccctgggagcctcctctgctccagcctgcacagccccaactctttcaggctgtgctcacagcagagctgctgcagcctctcagcatcctcctggccctgctctggacactctccagcatctccacagccctcttggcccagaggctccagcactggatgcagcactccaggtgggctctcagcagagcagagcagagggggagaatcccctccctggccctgctggccacactgctgctgctgcagcccagcctctgcttggctttctgggctgcaagtgctcactgctggctcctgtggagcttctcctccagcagcacccctaagtccctctcctcagggctgcatttttctcctcACTGCTCTTCCTGGACCTTCCAGGGATAGCCCTGGGAAATCAGCATGGGCCACTAGCTCTGGAAAGAGGCTTCAGGGAAAAGCAAAGGGGATGGCTCACAGCTCAGGTGAGCTTCACAAGCTGGTGTGGCTTTTCCTGGTCGAGGGAGATGTCAGCCTCCTGATTCATCTTTGAGGTACACGATGGAAACTCCCTCGATTCCAGGGAAGTTGTACAAACCTGACACGAGCTGGGGGTGAATCGGGAGGAAGGAGAACAAAAAACTTTAGCAGAGTTTTCTCCAACAGGATAGAAACCCAAGCCCTAGTGGGTGTTCAGGATGTCCTCTGCCTTCTCAGCCACCCAGGACTGCTCAGTGTGATGGTCAGGCACATGCTCTGCATATCCTGCAGACCTCCTCTACCTGCTCTTCCTCTTTGACCAGGCTTTGACACAGTGACCACTGCCCTGTCCTGGAGCCTCATGTATCTTGTGACATACCCCAACATCCAGAAGAAGATCCAGGAAGAACTAGGTGAGTCTACaaacctccttcctccctcctctggGACAAAACCCTCTCTGTCCAGGGCTGGTCTCCCAACCTGCTCCCTCTTCTTGATCCCCTACAGACCAGAGCATTGGCCGGGAGAGGAGACCGAGGCTGTCGGACCGGAGCATCCTGCCCTACACGGAGGCCttcatcctggaggtgttcaggcactCCTCCTTCCCGCCCTTCACCATCCCACACAGGTATGGCTCAAGTCTGTGAAGCAGGTGGAGGGACAGCAGTGTGGTGAgaggcagggaggtcattctcagcttgtagaatgatagaatgatagaatcaagcaggttggaagagagctccaagctcagccagcccaacctagcacccagccctgcccaaccaaccagaccatggcactaagtgccccagccaggcttagcttcaacacctccagccacagccactccaccacctccctgggcagtccactccaatgcaaatcactctctctgacaacaacttcctcctaacatccagcctagacctcccctgctccccagaggagactctgtccccttgttctgctgctgcttgcctggcagcagagcccaactgcccctggctccagcctcccttcaggtagttgtagacagcaatgaggtcccccctgagcctcctcttctctaggctgcacccccccagctccctgagcctctcctcgtagggtttgtgttcatgGCTTCATCAGGGGCACAGGGAGCTCACAGCTCTTGTGCAGAGCAATGTAGGAGTTCCCAGAGAGCCATTCTTGCCTCCTCCTGACTTCACCGAGGATACTGCACTCAGCTCAGGTAGGGATGGTCCAGTCCAGCTCACAGACAGCacaactggagcactgcctgatgaggaaaggctgagagccctggggctggtcagTCTGGAAGGGAGAAGACCGAGAGGGGATTGAATAattgtctatcaatatctgagggctggaggtcaggaaggaagggacctctgcccacttgtgccctggcacaggagaaGGGGttacagcacaggaagaagaacttctttcctgcaagggtcccagagcactggaacaggctgcccagagaggttgtggaggctccttctctggtgacttctaagccctgtctggatgtggtcCTGCATGACCTgcgctggattctctggtcctgctctggcagggggattggactcgatgatgcaaggaggccccttccaacccctaccatcctgtaaCCCTGTGAACTGCCCCTCTCAAGGATGACTCTTTGGTCTGCATCCTTACATCAGGAGCAGAGTAACAATCACATGAGGATGTAGAAGAACCTTTTTGCTTCCCCAACTCTCAGAGTCTCTTCTCTTTCCAGCACGACCAAGGACACGGTGCTGAATGGCTACTACATCCCAAAGGACTGCTGTGTCTTTGTCAATCAGTGGCAAGTCAATCATGATGAGTAAGTATCTTCTGAGGCAGAAAGCCTCCTGCAGTCACACAGAGGACCCTTTCAGCACATTTATCCTCCTGGGCAGAAGAGGAGCCAACCTTTGAAGATAAAAGGGAGCAGGGAAGGTATCTACTAAATTCAGGGTTATCCTgagccagaggagatttaggttggacattaggaacagtatctccactgaaagggttgtcaagggaagtggtagaatcattttacctctcctatgaggccaggctgagaaagtttggGGTTAATCATTTTACCTctcctacgaggacaggctgagaaagtttggGGTTAATCATTTTACCTCTCCTAcgaggccaggctgagaaagtttggGGTTAATCATtttacctctcctatgaggacaggctgagaaagtttggGGTTAATCATtttacctctcctatgaggccaggctgagaaagtttggGGTTAATCATtttacctctcctatgaggacaggctgagaaagtttgggttgttcagtttggagaggagaaagctctgaggagaccttcttgtggccttccagcatctaaaggaggctacaagaaaactggggagggactttttaaggtgtcaggtagggataggacttggggggggggatgcaacaaagctagaggagggcagatttagattggatgttagggagaagttcttcagcatgagagtggagagacactggcacaggttgcccagggaggttgtggaggcctca
Coding sequences:
- the LOC135182809 gene encoding cytochrome P450 1A5-like, translated to MKAGMSLVGSQGVVSATEVLLVAAVFCLVFLLVQSLQKHVPKGLKSPPGPRGYPILGNVLELRKDTHLVLTSLSQKYGDVMEIRIGTRPVVVLSGLDTIKQALVKQGEEFMGRPDLHSFKYVADGQSLAFSPDSGEVWAARRKLAQNALKTFSITSSPTSASTCLLEEHVSKEAEYLVTKFLEVMGEKKSFDPNQYLVVSVANVICAMCFGKRYDHSDQELLDVVNETEHFIQVVASGNPADFIPLLQYLPSRSMTLFKDFNKRFLHFLQKRVKEHYQTYDKNNVRDITDSLIQQCLENKVDKSTATQIPKEKIINLVNDLFGAGFDTVTTALSWSLMYLVTYPNIQKKIQEELDQSIGRERRPRLSDRSILPYTEAFILEVFRHSSFPPFTIPHSTTKDTVLNGYYIPKDCCVFVNQWQVNHDEKLWKDPLTFNPERFLSADGTKVNKEDGEKVLLFGLGKRRCIGENIARWEVFLFLSTLLQQLEFSICAGEQVDMTPLYGLTLKHKRCQHFQVRQRFPMKSMA